A portion of the Kazachstania africana CBS 2517 chromosome 2, complete genome genome contains these proteins:
- the MRN1 gene encoding Mrn1p (similar to Saccharomyces cerevisiae YPL184C; ancestral locus Anc_6.183), translating into MSATFTDKDNLFIAGNNTSDLSSSISSPVYETSLNGTNNEIITFPILDQQYRFFDQNNDSNNQNDVNNQIDNNVMSSSISSPYSNASLHMLSTQTTNPMLPMNHEPNPITMQPFMANDPLNFTNAPSRTVYLGNIPQGLTIKELLDHVRSGVVESVKILPTKLCAFISFIDERGALLFHSDAILKRLNIRGKDIKIGWGKSNHIDSIVAARITNDGATRNVYIGQLNDDPTITTEQELEKDMQKFGEIDCIKFLSNKGIAFVHFASISVAIYVVQNLSKLNEKYKNKRIFYGKDRCAFITKTQQHNAAQFLGLQPNMAKLVKFTDHEFISNALLQQSAAAAAIATSAGGPNNLGNRTIYLGNLPKGVKIEEICNVVRGGLLQNIKLLSDRFACFITFIDPTAAAQFYAMSSLHGLTIQKNRCKVGWGKHSGPLSNALALAISNGASRNIYIGNVDFEKKNEYFNEEHLREIFEEFGEVEQINFLREKGCCFVNFTNINHAILALDKIKSLPEFEDLKINFGKDRCGNIPHQTR; encoded by the coding sequence ATGTCTGCTACTTTCACTGATAAGGATAACTTATTCATAGCAGGAAATAATACTTCTgatttatcttcttcaatttcctcTCCCGTTTATGAAACATCTTTAAATGGTACCAATAACGAAATTATAACTTTCCCAATTTTAGATCAACAATATAGATTTTTCgatcaaaataatgacagTAACAATCAAAATGATGTcaataatcaaattgataaCAACGTGAtgtcttcttcaatttcatctcCTTATTCAAATGCAAGTCTCCATATGCTATCTACACAAACTACAAATCCTATGTTGCCAATGAATCATGAACCAAATCCTATCACTATGCAACCTTTTATGGCTAATGATCCATTAAACTTTACAAACGCGCCAAGTCGTACGGTATATCTAGGAAATATTCCGCAGGGTTTAACCatcaaagaattattagatCATGTACGTAGTGGGGTTGTAGAGTCCGTTAAAATATTACCCACTAAATTATGCGCCTTTATTTCCTTTATTGATGAACGTGGTGCTCTTTTGTTCCATTCTGATGctatattgaaaagattaaatatTCGTGGTAAAGATATCAAGATCGGTTGGGGTAAATCAAATCATATTGACTCAATAGTTGCAGCAAGAATAACAAATGATGGTGCAACTAGAAATGTTTATATAGGTCAACTAAATGATGATCCAACGATCACCACAGAGCAAgaacttgaaaaagataTGCAAAAATTCGGTGAAATTGATTgcataaaatttttgagtAATAAAGGTATTGCATTCGTTCATTTTGCATCGATTTCTGTAGCCATTTACGTCGTACAAAATTtgtcaaaattaaatgaaaagtataaaaataaaagaatattttatgGCAAAGATAGATGCGCATTCATAACAAAGACTCAACAACATAATGCAGCTCAATTTTTAGGCCTTCAACCAAATATGGCTAAATTAGTAAAGTTTACCGACCACGAATTCATTTCAAATGCATTACTGCAACAATCTGCGGCAGCCGCTGCCATTGCAACTAGTGCTGGAGGTCCAAACAATTTAGGTAACAGAACAATATATTTAGGAAATTTACCAAAGGGCGTTAAAATCGAAGAAATTTGTAACGTGGTCCGTGGTGGGCTCttacaaaatatcaaattgttATCTGATCGTTTCGCTTGTTTTATAACTTTCATCGATCCCACCGCTGCTGCTCAATTTTATGCAATGAGTTCCTTACACGGACTAACCATACAAAAGAATCGTTGTAAAGTCGGCTGGGGTAAACACTCTGGTCCATTGTCTAACGCTTTAGCGTTAGCAATTAGTAATGGTGcttcaagaaatatttacatTGGTAATgtagattttgaaaaaaaaaatgaatattttaatgaagaacatctaagagaaatttttgaagaatttggTGAAGTTgaacaaataaattttttgcGAGAAAAGGGCTGTTGTTTTGTtaattttacaaatattAATCATGCTATCCTAGCCTTAGacaaaatcaaatcattaCCAGAgtttgaagatttgaagatCAATTTTGGTAAAGATCGTTGTGGCAATATCCCACATCAGACACGTTAA
- the KAFR0B06700 gene encoding pepsin-like aspartic protease: MRFQTISSVALLSAIQHVYAHLGAEESSSGFVSMNFNRLYGASPDTAVSKRSMSHIKRSENYEQVRLKNEACFYSMDLAIGSNHQNVTVLVDTGSSDLWVPGPDSSASYGVFSPKDSTSLKFNGTEFSTQYADGTTAYGEWCYDTVALGDTTVSNVTFAVVNDTDSNFGVLGLGLTGLEATYTNALSSPYQYDNFPVKLVRQGLIQANAYSLYLNKADASSGNVLFGAVDHAKYTGTLHTIPFVNTLESLGYNSVIEFHVTLDGMDLSTNDGQTTLTTSKFPVLVDSGNTFSYLPDNLLQQIASQIGATYSNEYVGYVLTCPSEDDDTVISYNFGGFNIDTPLSGSVTELGDDSNTCILMIAPSGSEFGQLGDTFLENVYASSTWTIESLSLAQAQYTDEEEIEIISSSIPGAIKAAGYSDIWSASAKNSTSGNVKRAENRASNVTQPSSPESIISTTTLSPQETTQAANTSSSVNWKSHSTSVVTSSYSSSATVSIENISSANFAGQSFKTSSMFGSVIITLVYLCNIFI, translated from the coding sequence ATGAGATTCCAAACTATTTCATCCGTCGCCCTTTTATCTGCTATACAACATGTATATGCACATTTAGGAGCCGAAGAGTCATCTTCTGGCTTCGTTAGCATGAATTTCAACAGACTGTATGGCGCCAGTCCAGATACAGCCGTTTCGAAAAGAAGCATGTCGCACATTAAAAGGTCCGAAAATTACGAACAAGTACGACTTAAAAATGAAGCTTGTTTCTACTCAATGGACCTCGCTATTGGTAGTAACCATCAAAACGTTACCGTATTAGTCGACACTGGTTCCTCTGATCTATGGGTTCCAGGTCCAGACTCTTCTGCATCATATGGAGTTTTCAGTCCAAAGGATTCGacttcattaaaatttaaCGGTACTGAATTTTCAACACAGTACGCTGATGGTACCACCGCATACGGTGAATGGTGTTACGACACTGTCGCCTTAGGAGACACAACTGTCTCTAATGTCACATTCGCTGTCGTCAATGACACCGACTCTAACTTTGGTGTTTTAGGTCTTGGTCTAACTGGATTAGAAGCTACCTACACTAATGCATTATCATCTCCATACCAATACGACAACTTTCCGGTAAAATTGGTCCGTCAAGGTCTCATCCAAGCTAATGCTTATTCTCTATATTTAAATAAGGCTGACGCTTCTTCAGGTAATGTTTTATTTGGCGCTGTTGATCACGCCAAATACACTGGTACGTTACATACAATTCCATTCGTTAACACTTTGGAATCCCTAGGCTACAATTCCGTTATCGAATTCCATGTCACCCTTGATGGTATGGATCTCTCTACAAATGATGGTCAAACGACGTTGACGACATCTAAATTTCCAGTCCTAGTTGATTCAGGAAATACTTTCTCATATTTACCAGATAATTTACTTCAACAGATTGCGTCTCAAATAGGAGCTACTTATTCTAACGAATACGTTGGTTACGTTTTGACTTGTCCAagtgaagatgatgacACCGTTATCTCCTACAATTTCGGTGGTTTCAACATCGACACACCATTATCTGGTTCAGTCACTGAATTAGGTGACGATTCTAATACTTGTATATTGATGATTGCTCCAAGTGGTTCCGAATTCGGTCAATTAGGTGACACTTTCTTAGAAAATGTCTACGCCTCTTCGACTTGGACAATAGAGAGTCTTTCATTAGCACAAGCGCAATAtactgatgaagaagagattgaaattatttccAGTTCTATTCCAGGTGCCATCAAAGCTGCTGGTTACAGTGACATTTGGTCTGCTTCTGCAAAAAATTCTACTAGTGGTAACGTTAAAAGAGCCGAAAACAGAGCCTCCAATGTAACTCAACCATCATCCCCCGAATCGATAATCTCCACGACAACCTTATCCCCTCAAGAGACAACGCAAGCTGCCAATACATCAAGCTCTGTAAACTGGAAAAGTCATTCAACGTCAGTTGTCACGtcttcatattcttcatcagcTACAGTTTCTATCGAAAATATCAGTTCCGCCAACTTTGCAGGCCAAAGTTTCAAAACATCTTCTATGTTCGGTTCTGTTATAATTACTTTAGTTTACCTTTGTAATATCTTCATATAA